One segment of Geomonas ferrireducens DNA contains the following:
- a CDS encoding HEAT repeat domain-containing protein — protein MTQETLQQEDTIGKEEHASVVQIIQTMVKTSKALRIYLPNNPVLIGFISELDTKMTVHLARYGELSLEVDPFALRCQGAKVYENTDPKESIASRLYADGIRALFFDQGVQSAELTAFLGIAGFDRPSNDDDIVTQLWERNLQHIGYLTEEDFREGAPTEEAGTSGDQREALERIRQALAEQPPPAPRMIPKHLLMLNVDEEKWLQGALEAEGRCNGLDDVIGVLAATVAGTRDTELYRDFIAMMETLAVTLLLAGDMGHALKLVRFLDRMRQRIGITEEQRTPLEAALAAVLSDATVQTLQVSLDTTDARTGYGELKELLLILGLPALGPICELLGRVEKLKVRKLLIEVLVELGREDPAVFRPFLNDPRWYLVRNLVLILSLIGTPEALRMILGLTSNREARIRREVLGFLERTDDEKSKPYILKYLRDESSALRIKALQVLARERLPFALKPIVALAAADDFQERPFPERMAVCLALGELGQERAIPMLRELLMKRYWFNKGSEKEAVQLALAGLARINGSAVLPLLEEARSQKRGSELRELLDQAVSEARAAKIVRKR, from the coding sequence ATGACGCAAGAGACGCTGCAACAAGAAGACACCATTGGCAAAGAGGAACACGCCTCGGTGGTGCAGATCATCCAGACCATGGTGAAGACCTCCAAGGCGCTCAGGATCTATCTGCCGAACAACCCGGTCCTCATCGGGTTCATCTCCGAGCTCGACACCAAGATGACGGTACACCTTGCGCGTTACGGTGAGCTGAGCCTGGAGGTTGACCCCTTCGCGCTTCGCTGCCAGGGCGCCAAGGTGTACGAGAACACCGATCCCAAAGAGAGCATCGCAAGTCGCCTCTACGCCGACGGCATCAGGGCCCTGTTCTTCGACCAGGGGGTGCAGAGCGCGGAACTCACCGCCTTCCTGGGGATCGCCGGTTTCGACCGCCCGAGCAACGACGACGATATCGTCACTCAGCTCTGGGAGCGTAACCTCCAGCACATAGGGTACCTGACCGAGGAGGATTTCCGGGAGGGTGCTCCGACCGAGGAGGCCGGCACCTCGGGGGACCAGCGCGAGGCGCTGGAACGTATCCGCCAGGCGCTCGCGGAGCAGCCCCCTCCCGCGCCGAGGATGATACCGAAACATCTCCTCATGCTGAACGTCGACGAGGAGAAATGGCTGCAGGGCGCGCTGGAAGCCGAGGGACGCTGCAACGGGCTGGATGACGTCATCGGCGTCCTGGCCGCGACTGTGGCGGGGACAAGGGACACCGAGCTCTACCGCGACTTCATCGCGATGATGGAGACCCTCGCCGTCACCTTGCTCCTCGCCGGCGACATGGGGCATGCCCTCAAGCTGGTCCGGTTCCTCGACCGGATGAGGCAGCGCATCGGTATCACAGAAGAACAGCGGACCCCGCTCGAAGCGGCGCTCGCCGCGGTCCTCTCCGACGCGACGGTCCAGACGCTGCAGGTCTCCCTGGACACCACCGATGCCCGCACCGGTTACGGCGAACTGAAGGAGTTGCTGCTGATCCTTGGGCTCCCCGCTCTCGGGCCGATCTGCGAACTGCTCGGCAGGGTGGAAAAGCTCAAGGTGCGCAAGCTGCTGATCGAGGTCCTGGTTGAACTCGGGCGCGAGGATCCGGCGGTGTTCCGCCCCTTCCTGAACGACCCGCGCTGGTACTTGGTACGGAACCTCGTGCTGATCCTCTCCCTGATCGGGACACCCGAGGCACTCAGGATGATCCTCGGGCTCACCTCGAACCGGGAGGCGCGCATCCGGCGCGAGGTGCTCGGGTTTCTTGAACGCACCGACGATGAAAAGTCCAAGCCGTACATCCTCAAGTACCTGCGCGACGAGTCGAGCGCGTTGCGCATCAAGGCGCTCCAGGTGCTGGCGCGTGAGCGGCTACCCTTCGCCTTGAAACCGATTGTCGCCCTGGCCGCGGCCGACGATTTCCAGGAGCGTCCCTTCCCGGAGCGGATGGCGGTCTGTCTGGCACTCGGCGAGCTGGGGCAGGAGCGTGCCATCCCGATGCTGCGCGAGCTGCTCATGAAACGTTATTGGTTCAACAAAGGGAGCGAAAAGGAGGCAGTGCAGCTCGCCCTTGCGGGGCTTGCGCGCATCAACGGTTCCGCCGTCCTCCCCCTTCTGGAGGAGGCGCGCAGCCAGAAAAGAGGGAGCGAGTTGCGCGAGCTTCTCGACCAGGCGGTGAGCGAAGCGAGGGCGGCCAAGATCGTGAGAAAGAGATGA
- the groL gene encoding chaperonin GroEL (60 kDa chaperone family; promotes refolding of misfolded polypeptides especially under stressful conditions; forms two stacked rings of heptamers to form a barrel-shaped 14mer; ends can be capped by GroES; misfolded proteins enter the barrel where they are refolded when GroES binds), with protein sequence MAAKIIKFDQEARNCILKGVNTLADAVKVTLGPKGRNVVIEKSYGAPLITKDGVTVAKEIELEDKFENMGAQLVKEVASKTSDVAGDGTTTATVLAQAIYRQGAKLVAAGHNPMEIKRGLDQAVEALVAELKSISKPIKDHKEIAQVGTISANNDKTIGDIIAEAMEKVGKEGVITVEEAKAMETTLETVEGMQFDRGYLSPYFVTDPERMEAAMDNVAILIHDKKISNMKDLLPVLEQTAKSGRPLLIIAEDIEGEALATLVVNKLRGVLNVCAVKAPGFGDRRKAMLEDIAILTGGKVISEEVGFRLENTTLDMLGQAKKITVDKDNTTIIDGYGAEADIQGRVKMIRAQIEETSSDYDREKLQERLAKLVGGVAVIKVGAATEIEMKEKKARVEDALHATRAAVDEGIVPGGGVAYLRALRVLDNLKLAPEQQFGVNVIKRALEEPIRQIAQNAGVDGSIVVDKVKNGQEAFGYNAADDVYVDMIEAGIIDPTKVSRSALQNAASVAGLMMTTEAMIADKPREEPAMPAMPGGMGGMGGMGGMM encoded by the coding sequence ATGGCAGCAAAGATCATCAAGTTCGACCAGGAGGCGCGCAACTGCATCCTCAAAGGCGTCAACACCCTGGCAGATGCCGTTAAGGTGACCCTGGGCCCGAAGGGGCGCAACGTCGTCATCGAGAAGTCCTACGGTGCACCGCTCATCACCAAGGACGGCGTGACCGTCGCCAAAGAGATCGAGCTCGAAGACAAGTTCGAGAACATGGGCGCGCAGCTGGTGAAGGAAGTCGCCTCCAAGACCTCCGACGTCGCCGGTGACGGCACCACCACCGCAACCGTTCTCGCCCAGGCCATCTACCGCCAGGGCGCCAAGCTGGTCGCTGCCGGCCACAACCCGATGGAGATCAAGCGCGGTCTCGACCAGGCCGTAGAGGCGCTGGTAGCCGAGCTGAAGAGCATCTCCAAGCCGATCAAGGACCACAAGGAAATCGCACAGGTCGGCACCATCTCCGCCAACAACGACAAGACCATCGGCGACATCATCGCCGAGGCCATGGAGAAGGTCGGCAAGGAAGGGGTCATCACCGTCGAGGAAGCCAAAGCGATGGAGACCACCCTTGAGACCGTCGAGGGTATGCAGTTTGACCGCGGCTACCTCTCCCCGTACTTCGTGACCGATCCGGAGCGCATGGAAGCGGCCATGGACAACGTCGCGATCCTGATCCACGACAAGAAGATCTCCAACATGAAGGACCTCCTCCCGGTTCTCGAGCAGACCGCCAAGTCCGGCCGTCCGCTGCTGATCATCGCCGAGGACATCGAGGGCGAGGCGCTGGCCACCCTGGTGGTCAACAAGCTGCGCGGCGTGCTGAACGTCTGCGCCGTCAAGGCCCCGGGCTTCGGCGACCGCAGGAAAGCGATGCTCGAAGACATCGCCATCCTCACCGGCGGCAAGGTCATCTCCGAGGAAGTCGGCTTCAGGCTCGAGAACACCACCCTCGACATGCTCGGCCAGGCTAAGAAGATCACCGTCGACAAGGACAACACCACCATCATCGACGGCTACGGTGCCGAGGCGGACATCCAGGGACGCGTCAAGATGATCCGTGCCCAGATCGAGGAGACCTCCTCCGATTACGACCGCGAGAAGCTCCAGGAGCGTCTGGCGAAATTGGTCGGCGGCGTCGCCGTGATCAAGGTCGGTGCGGCTACCGAGATCGAGATGAAGGAGAAGAAGGCACGCGTAGAAGACGCTCTTCACGCGACCCGCGCGGCAGTCGACGAGGGCATCGTCCCTGGCGGCGGCGTGGCTTACCTGCGCGCCCTCAGAGTGCTGGACAACCTCAAACTCGCTCCCGAGCAGCAGTTCGGCGTCAACGTGATCAAGCGCGCCCTCGAGGAGCCGATCCGTCAGATCGCCCAGAACGCGGGCGTTGACGGCTCCATCGTGGTCGACAAGGTGAAAAACGGCCAGGAGGCCTTCGGCTACAACGCGGCCGACGACGTCTACGTCGACATGATCGAGGCCGGCATCATCGACCCGACCAAGGTCTCCAGGAGCGCGCTGCAGAACGCCGCTTCCGTGGCCGGTCTCATGATGACCACCGAGGCCATGATCGCCGACAAGCCGAGGGAAGAGCCGGCAATGCCGGCGATGCCGGGCGGCATGGGCGGTATGGGCGGCATGGGCGGCATGATGTAA
- a CDS encoding HD-GYP domain-containing protein, whose product MNVETDRERLGAEMARLGKTLVSHLFVLLKNCANYSPGHAAVLQRVTNLLAVVREIAGRSEDASLQLTGAHLYLGELRLKPDIASFEGPRYIIELMQRHQLGRITFAPDVSADDVQRLAYLLREPETGDDPYQRFLDAVKERGITGLEFDILRAEEVLTISTRQRRVRGGGHTARPLYRKLLATMDEVAAEVASGRRLRLRESKRVVQQVIDLLYTHEADLLGLSTMRSHDRSSQHHAANVCILSLVMGKRLGMNKFHLCELGLAALFHDIGYCDLPPELLDKPGELTAEEREVMERHPLYGVRKVMNLKGLDELSARIITGIFEHHLMADFSGYPRVGYRKLGLLGRIISIADSYDGLTSSRVSGRNAYPPHKALRVMLSQSGRSYDQALLKLFVGCVGIHPVGSLLLLDGGELAVVVGNSEDPAQWDNPLVRIIAARSGEWVEGGEVVALGSPGSPQTVTATLDAYHYDLDVSRFF is encoded by the coding sequence GTGAACGTCGAGACAGACCGGGAACGTCTGGGAGCTGAAATGGCGCGGCTGGGAAAAACCCTGGTCTCGCACCTCTTCGTCCTTTTGAAGAATTGCGCCAATTACAGCCCCGGTCATGCGGCCGTCCTGCAGCGGGTGACGAACCTGCTAGCGGTGGTGCGGGAGATTGCCGGGAGAAGCGAGGACGCCTCTCTTCAATTGACCGGAGCGCATCTGTACCTGGGCGAGTTGCGGCTGAAACCGGACATCGCGAGTTTCGAGGGGCCCCGCTACATCATCGAGCTCATGCAGCGCCACCAACTCGGGAGGATCACCTTCGCTCCCGACGTGAGCGCGGACGACGTGCAGCGTCTCGCATACCTGTTGCGTGAGCCGGAAACCGGCGACGACCCGTACCAGCGGTTCCTGGATGCCGTCAAAGAGCGGGGGATCACCGGGCTGGAGTTCGATATCCTGCGTGCGGAAGAGGTGCTGACCATCTCGACGCGGCAGCGCCGGGTGAGGGGAGGGGGACACACCGCCCGCCCGCTGTACCGAAAGCTCCTGGCGACGATGGATGAGGTTGCGGCAGAGGTGGCTTCCGGGCGCCGTCTGCGCCTCAGGGAGTCGAAGCGCGTGGTACAGCAGGTGATCGACCTCCTCTACACCCACGAGGCCGACCTTTTAGGGCTGAGCACAATGCGTTCCCACGACCGCTCCAGCCAGCACCACGCCGCCAACGTCTGCATCCTCTCCCTCGTCATGGGCAAGCGCCTCGGGATGAACAAGTTCCATCTCTGCGAGCTTGGGCTTGCCGCACTCTTCCACGACATCGGGTACTGCGATCTGCCGCCTGAATTGCTGGACAAGCCGGGGGAGCTTACCGCCGAGGAGCGGGAGGTGATGGAACGGCATCCCCTGTACGGGGTGAGGAAGGTGATGAACCTGAAGGGGCTCGACGAACTTTCCGCCCGCATCATCACGGGGATCTTCGAGCACCACCTGATGGCGGATTTCTCGGGTTACCCGCGGGTCGGGTACCGGAAACTGGGGCTTTTGGGGCGCATCATCAGCATCGCGGACAGCTACGACGGCCTTACCTCATCACGGGTGAGCGGCAGGAACGCCTATCCCCCCCATAAGGCACTCAGGGTGATGCTTTCCCAGAGCGGGAGATCCTACGATCAGGCGCTCTTGAAACTCTTCGTCGGCTGCGTGGGGATCCACCCGGTCGGCTCGCTTCTCCTGCTCGACGGCGGGGAACTGGCCGTGGTGGTCGGCAACAGCGAGGACCCCGCGCAGTGGGACAACCCGCTCGTGCGTATCATCGCCGCTCGCAGCGGTGAGTGGGTGGAGGGGGGAGAGGTGGTCGCTCTTGGCTCCCCCGGCTCCCCCCAGACCGTTACCGCCACGCTCGACGCCTACCACTACGATCTGGACGTGAGCAGGTTTTTCTAG
- a CDS encoding ribonuclease Z produces the protein MTPHFLPRLVNPPFGDPGVYVDFQFARRALLFDLGEIASLGARKILRLTDVCISHTHIDHFIGFDLMLRIMLGRDMTLRLFGPPGILSQVEHRLASYSWNLIQSYPTEFVITVIELHPEGMARRARFSSRRVFAREDEEEFPFRDGVVHEEENLRLTVTFLEHSIPCLGYAFEEKLHVNFMKNRLTALGLPVGAWLSEVKRAVLRGAPDDTVFTVPLPSGGARGLLLGELKEQVLQVVPGEKIAYVTDTAYTPENRRRIVELARGADYFFIEAVFLDADRERARERAHLTARQAGTLAREAGAARAIPFHFSPRHLGAEEELRREVAEAFGSGHDRHPLAPGPARRSA, from the coding sequence ATGACTCCCCACTTCCTCCCCAGGCTCGTCAACCCACCCTTTGGCGACCCCGGGGTCTATGTCGACTTCCAGTTCGCACGGCGTGCGCTCCTCTTCGACCTGGGCGAGATCGCCTCTCTTGGCGCACGGAAGATCCTGAGGCTGACCGACGTCTGCATCTCCCACACCCACATCGACCACTTCATCGGCTTCGATCTGATGCTACGCATCATGCTCGGACGGGATATGACGCTCCGCCTCTTCGGGCCGCCCGGCATCCTGAGCCAGGTGGAGCACCGGCTCGCCTCCTACAGCTGGAACCTTATCCAGAGCTATCCGACCGAGTTTGTCATCACCGTCATCGAACTGCATCCCGAAGGGATGGCCCGACGCGCCCGCTTCAGCTCCCGGCGCGTCTTCGCCCGGGAAGATGAGGAAGAGTTCCCGTTCCGCGACGGAGTGGTCCACGAGGAGGAGAACCTGAGGCTCACCGTCACATTCCTGGAGCACAGCATCCCATGCCTCGGCTACGCGTTCGAGGAGAAGCTGCACGTAAACTTCATGAAGAACAGGCTCACCGCACTCGGTCTGCCGGTGGGCGCGTGGCTCTCCGAGGTGAAGCGCGCTGTGTTGCGCGGTGCGCCGGACGATACCGTGTTCACGGTGCCCTTACCCTCAGGAGGGGCGCGCGGGCTCTTACTCGGCGAGCTGAAGGAGCAGGTGCTGCAGGTGGTCCCGGGGGAAAAGATCGCCTACGTGACCGACACCGCGTACACGCCGGAAAACCGCCGCCGCATCGTGGAACTAGCACGCGGGGCGGACTACTTCTTCATCGAGGCGGTCTTTCTCGATGCTGACCGGGAGCGCGCCCGCGAGCGCGCGCACCTGACCGCCAGGCAGGCCGGGACCCTCGCACGCGAGGCCGGTGCCGCGCGCGCGATCCCCTTCCACTTCTCCCCGCGACACCTGGGCGCGGAAGAGGAGCTGCGCCGGGAAGTGGCGGAGGCCTTCGGAAGCGGGCACGACCGGCACCCTCTCGCCCCCGGGCCTGCACGCCGGAGCGCTTAG
- the groES gene encoding co-chaperone GroES gives MNLRPLQDRIIVKRVEEATMTAGGLYIPETAKEKPQQGEVVAVGNGKRGEDGKVYPIDLKVGDKVLFGKYAGSEVKLEGEDYLIMREDDILGVVEK, from the coding sequence ATGAATCTTAGACCGCTGCAGGACCGTATCATCGTGAAGAGGGTTGAGGAAGCTACCATGACCGCCGGTGGGCTTTACATCCCGGAGACCGCCAAGGAAAAGCCGCAGCAGGGCGAAGTCGTGGCAGTCGGTAACGGGAAGAGGGGCGAGGACGGCAAGGTGTACCCGATCGATCTCAAGGTGGGCGACAAGGTGCTGTTCGGTAAGTACGCAGGGAGCGAGGTGAAGCTCGAGGGGGAGGATTACCTCATCATGCGTGAGGACGACATCCTCGGCGTTGTCGAGAAGTAA
- a CDS encoding serine protein kinase PrkA — protein MTAKNETLRQHLAAVKAGERVFENAFQGIIRMILEPGFEKVVVNGKTTYDFNIFRTGRKHTIGMYDEINSFVSFVKDAAEGGSSKEMAFVLVGEPGNGKTFFVEFLCGKYRNFLQGRNRKYSFRFLNMEQMGNYGRIREIDSETYEDPMILAMNLFEDPEESRRFIGEQGFSEVELDNLYRNYRPLGASTGYILNEIRMHHDNDIEKVLDSIAVLPVPMSESLGTLTGKYPAKDKITSSAVDLLGEESIQRLLHLSDTNNPYRFDLRRGALARVAGGGIHFSDEIFKNKKDLVQVYLGVIQNRAIEIDGYKWPIDSMIIATSNNSEFNRFLAEKEEAPIVDRCRICYVSHNTNYRMQEGLTAYAIGGESKTTLTKEELHQDPNLNYAASVGVVLTRLPRSEKLTPIETMKLAAGEVAGEKSIKALAEVIDTLGQEPDITKRFGQRGLGHRSLGRSIQILKESSETNEGRCMVAYDVFKSLERVVLDYVVEPNERAKYLEDLKTGKKLYRERIMTEMFNAYMDEPFAIKKDVQNYVNMIIGIDAENLGPDRMWKYKDPQTGELKALKIDERYVKSVEERIGLKTEEQRASFRTSIRKIYGQKISVDPSYDFMDNLELVKAVTDVRLKSDIAGAGSLIGALANRTNEENQKLYDRMIVTMLGKLGYCRTCAQKTIEYFCTQEDES, from the coding sequence ATGACAGCGAAGAACGAAACGCTCCGTCAGCACCTGGCCGCCGTCAAGGCGGGAGAAAGGGTATTCGAAAACGCCTTCCAGGGGATCATCCGGATGATCCTGGAGCCGGGGTTCGAGAAGGTCGTCGTTAACGGCAAGACGACCTACGACTTCAACATCTTCCGGACCGGTCGCAAGCACACCATCGGCATGTACGACGAGATCAACAGCTTCGTCTCCTTCGTGAAGGACGCGGCCGAAGGGGGCTCCAGCAAGGAGATGGCGTTCGTACTGGTGGGGGAACCTGGCAACGGCAAGACCTTCTTCGTGGAGTTTCTCTGCGGCAAGTACCGCAACTTCCTGCAAGGTCGCAACCGGAAGTACAGCTTCAGGTTCCTGAACATGGAACAGATGGGGAACTACGGCCGCATCCGGGAGATCGACTCGGAGACGTACGAGGATCCTATGATCCTTGCCATGAACCTCTTCGAGGACCCGGAGGAGAGCCGCCGCTTCATCGGCGAGCAGGGGTTCTCGGAGGTCGAGCTGGACAACCTGTACCGGAACTACCGGCCACTCGGCGCGAGTACCGGCTATATCCTCAATGAGATCCGGATGCACCACGATAACGACATCGAGAAGGTGCTCGACTCGATTGCGGTGCTCCCCGTCCCGATGAGCGAGAGCCTCGGCACGCTGACCGGCAAGTACCCGGCCAAGGACAAGATCACCTCTTCGGCGGTCGACCTCTTGGGTGAGGAGTCGATCCAGCGCCTGTTGCACCTCTCCGACACCAACAACCCGTACCGCTTCGACCTGCGTCGCGGCGCACTGGCCCGCGTGGCCGGTGGCGGCATCCACTTTTCGGACGAGATCTTCAAGAATAAGAAGGACCTGGTACAGGTGTACCTCGGCGTGATCCAGAACCGCGCCATCGAGATCGACGGGTACAAGTGGCCCATCGATTCCATGATCATCGCGACGAGTAACAACTCCGAGTTCAACCGGTTCCTGGCCGAGAAGGAGGAGGCGCCGATCGTCGACCGTTGCCGCATCTGCTACGTCTCCCACAACACCAACTACCGGATGCAGGAGGGGCTCACCGCCTACGCCATCGGCGGCGAGTCGAAGACCACCCTCACGAAGGAAGAGCTGCACCAGGACCCGAACCTGAACTACGCGGCTTCGGTGGGGGTCGTGCTGACCAGGCTCCCGAGATCGGAGAAACTCACCCCGATCGAGACGATGAAGCTCGCCGCGGGCGAGGTGGCCGGCGAGAAGAGCATCAAGGCGCTCGCCGAGGTGATCGACACCCTTGGGCAGGAGCCGGACATCACCAAGCGCTTTGGGCAGCGCGGGCTCGGGCACCGCAGCCTCGGGAGGAGCATCCAGATTTTGAAGGAGAGCTCGGAGACCAACGAGGGGCGCTGCATGGTCGCCTACGACGTCTTCAAGAGCCTCGAGCGGGTGGTGCTTGACTACGTGGTCGAGCCGAACGAGCGGGCCAAATACCTGGAAGACCTGAAGACCGGAAAGAAGCTCTACCGCGAACGGATCATGACCGAGATGTTCAACGCCTACATGGACGAGCCCTTCGCGATCAAGAAGGACGTGCAGAACTACGTCAACATGATCATCGGCATAGACGCCGAGAACCTCGGGCCGGACCGGATGTGGAAGTACAAGGATCCGCAGACCGGCGAGCTGAAGGCGCTGAAGATCGACGAGCGCTACGTGAAGAGCGTAGAGGAGCGCATCGGTCTCAAGACCGAGGAGCAGCGCGCCTCGTTCCGGACCTCGATCCGGAAGATCTACGGCCAGAAGATCTCGGTAGACCCGAGCTACGACTTCATGGACAACCTGGAGCTCGTTAAGGCGGTCACCGACGTGCGGCTCAAGTCCGACATCGCCGGGGCGGGAAGCCTCATCGGGGCGCTTGCCAACCGGACCAACGAGGAGAACCAGAAGCTCTACGACAGGATGATCGTGACCATGCTGGGGAAACTCGGCTACTGCCGCACCTGCGCCCAGAAGACCATCGAGTACTTCTGCACCCAGGAGGATGAGAGCTAG